A window of the Motilibacter rhizosphaerae genome harbors these coding sequences:
- a CDS encoding YihY/virulence factor BrkB family protein, with the protein MSVADKVRDRLHVGAHDSKPSDDRPQVLHDRAAEPATAQRQPGAQAEKPTDIPAAGWKQILERAWKESKEDNVSLLAAGVAFFAFLAVFPAAIAAVTLYGLFADPTDVAKQADSLTSGMPADTRSLITRQLTAIAGEKSGALSVGLVISLLAALWSASGGMGNLMKAINIAYDEEETRTFVKLRSTALALTVGAIVFIVVAVGLIAVLPSLLDGLGTAGVIAVQVVRWVGLVVAVMVALAVAYRYAPDRDDPKFPWTSQGAVIGGVIWIIASVAFALYASRGGYSNTYGALAGVVVLMMWLYITSYIVLLGAEINAESERQTMADTTVGAPRPKGERRAVASDTFPEDAAH; encoded by the coding sequence ATGTCCGTGGCAGACAAGGTCCGCGACCGCCTGCACGTCGGTGCGCACGACAGCAAGCCCTCCGACGACCGCCCGCAGGTCCTGCACGACCGCGCTGCCGAGCCGGCGACCGCGCAGCGCCAGCCCGGCGCCCAGGCCGAGAAGCCCACGGACATCCCGGCGGCCGGGTGGAAGCAGATCCTCGAGCGGGCCTGGAAGGAGTCCAAGGAGGACAACGTCTCGCTGCTCGCGGCGGGCGTGGCCTTCTTCGCGTTCCTCGCGGTGTTCCCCGCGGCGATCGCGGCGGTGACGCTGTACGGCCTGTTCGCCGACCCCACCGACGTGGCCAAGCAGGCCGACAGCCTCACCTCGGGCATGCCTGCCGACACCCGCTCCCTGATCACGCGGCAGCTGACGGCGATCGCCGGGGAGAAGTCCGGCGCTCTCTCCGTGGGCCTCGTCATCAGCCTGCTCGCCGCGCTCTGGTCGGCGAGCGGCGGCATGGGCAACCTCATGAAGGCGATCAACATCGCCTACGACGAGGAGGAGACCCGCACGTTCGTCAAGCTGCGCAGCACCGCGCTCGCGCTCACCGTCGGGGCGATCGTCTTCATCGTGGTGGCCGTCGGGCTCATCGCCGTGCTGCCCTCGCTGCTCGACGGGCTCGGCACCGCCGGGGTCATCGCGGTGCAGGTCGTGCGGTGGGTCGGCCTCGTCGTCGCGGTGATGGTCGCGCTGGCCGTCGCGTACCGGTACGCGCCGGACCGCGACGACCCGAAGTTCCCCTGGACCTCGCAGGGCGCGGTCATCGGCGGCGTCATCTGGATCATCGCCTCGGTCGCCTTCGCGCTGTACGCCTCGCGCGGCGGCTACAGCAACACGTACGGCGCGCTGGCCGGCGTCGTCGTGCTCATGATGTGGCTCTACATCACGTCGTACATCGTGCTGCTGGGCGCGGAGATCAACGCCGAGTCCGAGCGGCAGACGATGGCCGACACGACGGTCGGGGCCCCGCGGCCCAAGGGCGAGCGGCGCGCGGTGGCCTCCGACACGTTCCCCGAGGACGCCGCCCACTGA
- a CDS encoding ABC transporter ATP-binding protein, producing the protein MLEIRSLRKAYGDTVALDDLSLTVRPGEVFGFVGQNGAGKTTTMRIVLGVLAADSGEVHWDGRPMDAAARLRTGYMPEERGLYPKMRVRDQLVYLARLHGSSAPDARRSTDELLAALGLEERADSRIEALSLGNQQRVQLAAALVHDPELLVLDEPFSGLDPVGVDALAATLRTRVDRGVPVLFSSHQLDLVERLCDSVGIVKAGRVVAEGSVGALRQQGRARRLRVRTPDAAWAQGLPGVLVLSRDGDAQLLELADDVDDQTVLDAARRSGPVHEFAPVLPSLTELFREVVAA; encoded by the coding sequence GTGCTGGAGATCCGCAGCCTGCGCAAGGCCTACGGCGACACCGTCGCCCTGGACGACCTGTCCCTGACCGTACGCCCCGGCGAGGTCTTCGGCTTCGTCGGCCAGAACGGCGCCGGCAAGACCACGACGATGCGCATCGTGCTGGGCGTCCTCGCGGCCGACTCCGGCGAGGTCCACTGGGACGGGCGCCCGATGGACGCGGCCGCGCGGCTGCGGACGGGCTACATGCCCGAGGAGCGCGGGCTCTACCCGAAGATGCGCGTACGCGACCAGCTGGTCTACCTCGCCCGGCTCCACGGCTCCTCCGCTCCCGACGCCCGACGCTCGACCGACGAGCTGCTCGCCGCGCTCGGGCTCGAGGAGCGGGCCGACAGCCGGATCGAGGCGCTGTCGCTCGGCAACCAGCAGCGGGTGCAGCTCGCCGCCGCGCTCGTGCACGACCCGGAGCTGCTGGTGCTGGACGAGCCCTTCTCCGGCCTCGACCCCGTGGGCGTCGACGCACTCGCGGCGACCCTGCGCACCCGCGTCGACCGTGGGGTCCCGGTGCTCTTCTCGAGCCACCAGCTCGACCTCGTCGAACGGCTCTGCGACAGCGTCGGCATCGTCAAGGCCGGCCGCGTCGTCGCGGAGGGGTCGGTCGGCGCGCTCCGCCAGCAGGGACGGGCCCGCCGGCTGCGCGTCCGGACCCCCGATGCGGCCTGGGCGCAGGGCCTCCCCGGCGTGCTGGTGCTGTCGCGCGACGGCGACGCGCAGCTGCTCGAGCTCGCCGACGACGTCGACGACCAGACCGTGCTCGACGCCGCCCGCCGCAGCGGTCCGGTGCACGAGTTCGCCCCTGTCCTGCCCTCCCTGACCGAGCTCTTCCGTGAGGTGGTCGCCGCATGA
- a CDS encoding ABC transporter permease, protein MASRQGSLVRFIGTRVLLAVPMVLLLLTLVFLLMRVAPGDPISSALGGKLSAAELAKRRAEAGFDRPVLEQYLDYLKQIAHLDFGRTITDNRKVTDIFVDNGGATLTLSVAALVVALVIGLPLGLVSGRRRDSAADVVIRLFGIVTYAAPVFFVGLLLQLVLGKELGWLPTSGQASPVVEATTDDRTHILLVDLLLGGDTDGLQDGLRHLVLPAVTLGLLVVGVLIRLVRVNLIGTLQSDYVEAARARGVRERIVVRRHGFRNALVPVVTVMGLQVAALLGGAVLTEETFNWPGVGNELVHYLNNRDYTAVQGIVTAFALVVVAVSLVIDVVNALIDPRIRY, encoded by the coding sequence GTGGCCTCTCGTCAGGGTTCGCTCGTCAGGTTCATCGGCACCCGGGTCCTGCTCGCGGTGCCGATGGTCCTGCTCCTGCTCACACTGGTGTTCCTGCTGATGCGGGTCGCACCCGGCGACCCCATCAGCAGTGCCCTGGGGGGCAAGCTCTCCGCTGCCGAGCTGGCGAAGCGCCGCGCGGAAGCGGGCTTCGACCGCCCGGTGCTCGAGCAGTACCTCGACTACCTCAAGCAGATCGCGCACCTCGACTTCGGTCGCACGATCACGGACAACCGCAAGGTCACCGACATCTTCGTCGACAACGGGGGCGCGACGCTCACGCTGAGCGTCGCGGCCCTCGTGGTCGCGCTCGTCATCGGCCTGCCGCTCGGGCTCGTGTCCGGACGGCGCCGCGACTCGGCCGCCGACGTCGTCATCCGGCTGTTCGGCATCGTGACCTACGCGGCGCCGGTGTTCTTCGTCGGCCTGCTGCTGCAGCTGGTCCTCGGCAAGGAGCTCGGGTGGCTGCCGACCTCCGGGCAGGCCAGCCCCGTCGTCGAGGCGACGACCGACGACCGCACGCACATCCTGCTCGTCGACCTCCTGCTCGGCGGCGACACCGACGGGCTGCAGGACGGGCTGCGCCACCTCGTGCTGCCCGCGGTCACGCTCGGCCTGCTCGTCGTCGGCGTGCTCATCCGCCTCGTGCGCGTCAACCTCATCGGCACGCTGCAGAGCGACTACGTCGAGGCCGCCCGGGCACGCGGGGTGCGGGAGCGGATCGTCGTGCGGCGCCACGGCTTCCGCAACGCCCTCGTGCCCGTGGTGACCGTCATGGGCCTGCAGGTGGCGGCGCTGCTCGGGGGCGCCGTGCTCACCGAGGAGACGTTCAACTGGCCCGGGGTGGGCAACGAGCTCGTGCACTACCTCAACAACCGCGACTACACCGCCGTGCAGGGCATCGTCACCGCGTTCGCGCTCGTCGTCGTGGCCGTGAGCCTCGTCATCGATGTCGTCAACGCGCTCATCGACCCCCGCATCCGGTACTGA
- a CDS encoding ABC transporter permease — protein MSAQPVSFVGATRLVAGREITSRARDKGFLISTGITLAILLAVLVISKLTSGGTTTYHVGLEPGAGVSAQSLQTQGKAVGVQVRVRSGGTDALLRKGKLDAVVGASGVRVHKELPDRLRAVIDATQQQAVATQRLQQQGIDPAKVQQAFAVTPLRVTALDPPDKRSDRRKEVAFVGTLLLYGQLLTYGIWVAFGVAEEKSSRVVEVLLSAVPPRALLAGKIVGIGLLGLGQLLLLTVVSLGVAAALGVVSIDSDVLLPTGIVLAWFLLGFAFYATAYAAAAARVSRQEDVQNVTSPMTFALVGSFFAAVYASNNSDATLAKVLAVVPPFSALVNPPLVAGGGATAWMVALAVVLMLGAIAGLVVVGARLYEGAVLHTGSVLSWRSAWRSSRTRTTPS, from the coding sequence ATGAGCGCCCAGCCCGTCAGCTTCGTCGGGGCGACCCGGCTCGTCGCCGGCCGCGAGATCACGTCCCGCGCGCGGGACAAGGGCTTCCTCATCTCCACCGGCATCACGCTCGCGATCCTGCTCGCCGTGCTCGTCATCTCGAAGCTCACGTCGGGCGGCACCACGACGTACCACGTGGGGTTGGAGCCCGGCGCCGGCGTGAGCGCGCAGTCCCTGCAGACGCAGGGGAAGGCGGTCGGCGTCCAGGTCCGCGTCCGCTCGGGCGGCACGGACGCGCTGCTGCGCAAGGGCAAGCTCGACGCGGTCGTCGGGGCTTCGGGCGTACGCGTCCACAAGGAGCTGCCCGACCGCCTGCGCGCGGTCATCGACGCGACGCAGCAGCAGGCCGTGGCGACGCAGCGGCTGCAGCAGCAGGGGATCGACCCGGCGAAGGTCCAGCAGGCCTTCGCCGTGACCCCGCTCCGGGTGACGGCGCTCGACCCGCCGGACAAGCGCTCGGACCGGCGCAAGGAGGTGGCGTTCGTCGGCACGCTGCTGCTCTACGGCCAACTGCTGACCTACGGCATCTGGGTCGCGTTCGGTGTGGCGGAGGAGAAGTCGAGCCGCGTCGTGGAGGTCCTGCTGTCGGCCGTACCGCCCCGGGCGCTGCTGGCGGGCAAGATCGTCGGCATCGGCCTGCTCGGCCTGGGCCAGCTCCTGCTGCTGACGGTGGTCTCGCTTGGCGTCGCCGCAGCCCTCGGCGTGGTGTCGATCGACAGCGACGTGCTGCTCCCGACCGGCATCGTGCTCGCGTGGTTCCTGCTGGGCTTCGCGTTCTACGCCACGGCGTACGCTGCGGCGGCCGCCCGCGTCAGCCGCCAGGAGGACGTCCAGAACGTCACCTCGCCGATGACCTTCGCCCTCGTGGGCAGCTTCTTCGCCGCGGTCTACGCCTCCAACAACAGCGACGCGACGCTCGCGAAGGTCCTGGCGGTCGTGCCGCCGTTCTCCGCGCTGGTGAACCCGCCGCTGGTGGCGGGCGGCGGGGCCACCGCGTGGATGGTGGCTCTCGCGGTCGTCCTCATGCTCGGCGCCATCGCCGGCCTGGTCGTCGTGGGCGCCCGGCTCTACGAGGGGGCCGTGCTGCACACGGGCTCCGTGCTCTCCTGGCGCTCGGCCTGGAGGTCGTCCCGTACCCGCACCACCCCCTCGTGA
- a CDS encoding ABC transporter substrate-binding protein: protein MARKLLVGAAALGLVLAGCGGSSSGGGSSSGGSSSSSGGGGKVAKAVILGTTDTPTSLDPAGAYDLPSWTIFWNVYQNLLKIPQGKTVPVSDAADSCSFSDPTTYVCKLKPGLKFSDGSALTATDVKASFDRVLKINDPNGPASLFANLKGTDATDPTTVTMHLDHADATWPYVLTTGAGAIVKASSYPADKLLPSDQVVGSGPYKIDKYEDKKIAVFSANPDYTGDDQLANKSFIVQYYDQASALKLAIEQGDVDVAYRNLSPTDLNSLKSESSKGVKVVSGNGTEIRYLVFQFKQKPFDNKAVRQAFAAVIDRDAIAKNAYDGNVTPLYSMVPQGLQYAGQPFKDAFPSPDKAKAAALLKAAGVTTPVPVTLWYTPTHYGPNSVDEMTELKRQLDSSGLFKATVQSTEWQAYQKAYKAGQYPVFQLGWFPDFPDPDNYSAPFLDGKGGYFANNYLNPTLTKLTAAEQGETDKTKRGTDFDQIQKITADDVPMIPVWQGKQIAAIRNGVTGVESTFDPSFNFRFWLIGKS, encoded by the coding sequence ATGGCACGGAAGCTGCTCGTAGGCGCTGCTGCGCTCGGGCTGGTGCTCGCTGGCTGCGGAGGCAGCAGCAGCGGGGGCGGGAGCAGCTCCGGAGGGAGCAGCTCCTCGAGCGGGGGCGGCGGCAAGGTCGCGAAGGCGGTCATCCTCGGGACGACCGACACGCCGACGAGCCTCGACCCCGCAGGGGCCTACGACCTGCCGTCGTGGACCATCTTCTGGAACGTCTACCAGAACCTGCTGAAGATCCCGCAGGGCAAGACGGTCCCCGTCTCGGACGCCGCTGACTCGTGCTCGTTCAGCGACCCGACGACCTACGTCTGCAAGCTCAAGCCGGGGCTCAAGTTCTCCGACGGCTCGGCGCTGACCGCGACCGACGTGAAGGCGTCGTTCGACCGCGTGCTGAAGATCAACGACCCCAACGGGCCGGCGTCGCTGTTCGCCAACCTCAAGGGCACCGACGCGACCGACCCGACGACGGTCACGATGCACCTCGACCACGCGGACGCGACGTGGCCCTACGTCCTCACGACCGGCGCGGGCGCCATCGTCAAGGCCAGCAGCTACCCCGCGGACAAGCTGCTCCCGAGCGACCAGGTCGTCGGCTCCGGCCCGTACAAGATCGACAAGTACGAGGACAAGAAGATCGCGGTCTTCAGCGCGAACCCGGACTACACGGGTGACGACCAGCTCGCCAACAAGTCCTTCATCGTCCAGTACTACGACCAGGCCTCGGCGCTGAAGCTCGCGATCGAGCAGGGCGACGTGGACGTGGCCTACCGCAACCTCTCGCCGACCGACCTCAACTCGCTGAAGTCCGAGTCGAGCAAGGGCGTCAAGGTGGTGTCGGGCAACGGCACCGAGATCCGCTACCTCGTCTTCCAGTTCAAGCAGAAGCCGTTCGACAACAAGGCCGTCCGGCAGGCGTTCGCCGCGGTCATCGACCGGGACGCCATCGCGAAGAACGCCTACGACGGCAACGTGACGCCGCTCTACTCGATGGTGCCGCAGGGCCTGCAGTACGCCGGGCAGCCGTTCAAGGACGCGTTCCCGTCGCCGGACAAGGCGAAGGCCGCCGCGCTGCTGAAGGCCGCGGGTGTGACGACCCCGGTCCCCGTGACGCTGTGGTACACCCCCACCCACTACGGCCCGAACTCCGTCGACGAGATGACGGAGCTCAAGCGCCAGCTCGACTCGAGCGGGCTGTTCAAGGCGACGGTGCAGAGCACGGAGTGGCAGGCCTACCAGAAGGCCTACAAGGCCGGCCAGTACCCCGTGTTCCAGCTCGGGTGGTTCCCGGACTTCCCGGACCCCGACAACTACAGCGCCCCGTTCCTCGACGGCAAGGGCGGCTACTTCGCCAACAACTACCTCAACCCGACGCTGACGAAGCTGACGGCGGCGGAGCAGGGCGAGACCGACAAGACCAAGCGGGGCACGGACTTCGACCAGATCCAGAAGATCACCGCTGACGACGTGCCGATGATCCCGGTCTGGCAGGGCAAGCAGATCGCGGCCATCCGCAACGGCGTCACCGGCGTCGAGTCGACCTTCGACCCGTCGTTCAACTTCCGGTTCTGGCTCATCGGGAAGAGCTGA
- a CDS encoding ABC transporter permease: MARHPLLDAVRGSRGTPRALLVVGSALTLLFTVLALFAPWIAPYDFDTYTSGGTRFGKLAHPDSHHWFGTTVQSLDVLSRVVFGARTAMEVVLLAVIFSIVIGVPLGLVSGYRGGWVDRVLVLITDALFAFPYLLLAIVIAFALSSGAGGGVLTAAAAITVVYVPQYFRVVRASTLSAREATYVEAARAIGARPRTVLVRYLFGNVVQSVPVIATLNAADAILTLAGLGFLGYGIQPTQAAEWGYDLQRAISDAGAGIWWTALWPGLAITLLVVGLTLVGEGLNEALNPSLRRRGTVPAVTLEEAAS; encoded by the coding sequence TTGGCCCGCCACCCGCTCCTCGACGCCGTACGCGGCTCCCGCGGTACGCCGCGCGCGCTGCTCGTCGTCGGGTCCGCGCTGACCCTGCTGTTCACGGTGCTGGCGCTGTTCGCCCCCTGGATCGCGCCGTACGACTTCGACACCTACACCTCGGGCGGCACGCGGTTCGGCAAGCTGGCGCACCCCGACTCGCACCACTGGTTCGGTACCACGGTGCAGTCGCTGGACGTGCTGTCCCGCGTGGTCTTCGGGGCGCGTACGGCCATGGAGGTCGTGCTGCTGGCGGTCATCTTCTCGATCGTCATCGGCGTGCCGCTCGGGCTCGTCTCCGGCTACCGGGGCGGCTGGGTCGACCGGGTCCTCGTCCTCATCACCGACGCGCTGTTCGCGTTCCCCTACCTGCTGCTGGCCATCGTCATCGCGTTCGCGCTGTCGTCGGGTGCGGGAGGTGGCGTTCTCACCGCCGCGGCGGCGATCACCGTCGTCTACGTGCCGCAGTACTTCCGCGTGGTGCGCGCCAGCACGCTGAGCGCGCGCGAGGCGACGTACGTCGAGGCCGCCCGCGCGATCGGTGCGCGCCCTCGCACGGTCCTCGTGCGCTACCTGTTCGGCAACGTCGTGCAGAGCGTGCCGGTCATCGCGACCCTGAACGCCGCCGACGCCATCCTCACCCTGGCGGGGCTGGGCTTCCTCGGCTACGGCATCCAGCCGACGCAGGCCGCCGAGTGGGGCTACGACCTCCAGCGCGCGATCTCCGACGCGGGCGCCGGCATCTGGTGGACGGCGTTGTGGCCCGGCCTCGCGATCACCCTGCTCGTCGTCGGGCTCACGCTCGTCGGTGAGGGCCTGAACGAGGCCCTGAACCCCTCGCTGCGCCGCCGCGGCACGGTCCCGGCCGTCACCCTCGAGGAGGCCGCGTCGTGA
- a CDS encoding ribokinase — translation MSNDLPAATTGGGVVGVVVVGSANVDLLVTVPRIPRPGETVLGGDLRRAAGGKGANQAVAAARLGARTTFVGRVGDDEPGAGTQRALAAEGIDCRWLRSTPGTATGTALIAVDSTGENTIVVSPGANARLQPADVEAAAEAVGPGAVLVTQLETGVAGTCAALAAARGARFLLNAAPAPSSLAADVVAAADPLVVNEHEAAAVLEVLGARTWSEPRDHALALAQHAASVVVTAGADGAWWCLRGEQAQHVPAPPVGEVVDTTGAGDTVVGAVAAALAAGSGLAEAVERGVRAASWSVRVAGAQPSMPRSEDLAATRSTRRVIPALGNMRDTTGPYGTPAGAPTRSAGGLLSGPHEGPPTDGEGTRAWHGSCS, via the coding sequence GTGTCCAATGACCTCCCCGCCGCAACCACCGGCGGCGGTGTCGTCGGTGTCGTCGTCGTGGGATCGGCCAACGTCGACCTCCTGGTCACCGTGCCGCGGATCCCGCGGCCCGGGGAGACGGTCCTCGGGGGCGACCTGCGCCGCGCGGCGGGCGGCAAGGGCGCGAACCAGGCGGTGGCCGCCGCGCGGCTCGGGGCGCGCACGACCTTCGTCGGACGGGTCGGCGACGACGAGCCCGGAGCGGGTACGCAGCGCGCCCTCGCCGCGGAGGGGATCGACTGCCGGTGGCTGCGGAGCACGCCAGGAACCGCGACCGGCACGGCACTCATCGCCGTGGACAGCACCGGGGAGAACACGATCGTCGTCTCCCCAGGGGCGAACGCGCGGCTGCAGCCGGCTGACGTGGAGGCCGCCGCCGAGGCCGTCGGACCGGGCGCGGTCCTCGTGACCCAGCTGGAGACGGGGGTGGCCGGCACCTGCGCGGCACTGGCCGCGGCTCGGGGTGCGCGGTTCCTCCTCAACGCGGCGCCGGCGCCGAGCTCGCTCGCGGCGGACGTCGTCGCGGCGGCGGACCCGCTCGTGGTGAACGAGCACGAAGCGGCTGCGGTGCTTGAGGTCCTCGGCGCGAGGACCTGGTCCGAGCCGAGGGACCACGCGCTCGCCCTCGCCCAGCACGCGGCCTCGGTCGTCGTCACCGCCGGGGCCGACGGGGCGTGGTGGTGCCTGCGGGGAGAGCAGGCGCAGCACGTCCCCGCTCCGCCCGTGGGGGAGGTCGTCGACACGACCGGCGCGGGGGACACCGTCGTGGGCGCCGTGGCCGCTGCCCTGGCCGCAGGGTCGGGCCTGGCGGAGGCCGTCGAGCGGGGGGTGCGCGCCGCGTCCTGGAGCGTGCGCGTCGCCGGTGCGCAGCCGTCGATGCCGCGGTCGGAGGACCTCGCGGCCACGCGATCCACTCGGCGCGTCATCCCAGCACTCGGAAACATGCGTGATACGACAGGTCCCTACGGTACGCCCGCCGGAGCGCCGACCAGGAGCGCCGGCGGACTCCTGAGCGGGCCCCACGAGGGCCCGCCCACCGACGGGGAAGGGACACGTGCATGGCACGGAAGCTGCTCGTAG
- a CDS encoding ABC transporter ATP-binding protein — protein MSALTVSCLRVVYAGRRPVRAVDGVSIELQPGESLGLVGESGCGKSTLGKALLGLLPDGARMEGSVSVGDQELVGLSPRKLRRLRGKQVGLVFQEPMTRLDPLMKVSEHFEELLRTHERKLSRKERRERALEALRATGIPASRYDQYPHEFSGGMRQRIMIALTLVLRPAVVVADEPTTALDVLVEAQILALLAELRRQSGTALLLITHNLGIVAEACDRVAVMYAGRIMEEGPSQQVFREPAHPYTRELMRSTISLSTTELHSIPGSPPDLSEPIPGCPFAARCPDAMRACPVRNPGEVRTAGGQRVSCWLHRLHDLSGAEREPLPRQELAVADEA, from the coding sequence GTGAGCGCGCTGACGGTCTCCTGCCTGCGGGTCGTCTACGCGGGGCGGCGGCCCGTACGCGCCGTCGACGGTGTGAGCATCGAGCTGCAGCCCGGCGAGTCCCTCGGCCTGGTCGGGGAGTCCGGGTGCGGCAAGAGCACGCTGGGCAAGGCACTCCTCGGGCTGCTACCCGACGGTGCGCGCATGGAGGGCAGCGTCAGCGTCGGCGACCAGGAGCTGGTCGGTCTGTCGCCGCGCAAGCTGCGCCGGCTGCGCGGCAAGCAGGTCGGCCTCGTCTTCCAGGAGCCGATGACCCGCCTCGACCCGTTGATGAAGGTCAGCGAGCACTTCGAGGAGCTGCTCCGCACCCACGAGCGCAAGCTGTCGCGCAAGGAGCGCCGTGAGCGCGCGCTCGAAGCGCTGCGTGCCACAGGGATCCCGGCCAGCCGCTACGACCAGTACCCGCACGAGTTCTCCGGCGGCATGCGGCAGCGCATCATGATCGCGCTCACCCTCGTGCTGCGTCCCGCCGTCGTCGTCGCCGACGAGCCGACGACGGCGCTGGACGTGCTGGTGGAGGCGCAGATCCTCGCGCTGCTCGCGGAGCTGCGCCGGCAGTCCGGTACGGCGCTGCTGCTCATCACGCACAACCTCGGCATCGTCGCTGAGGCCTGCGACCGCGTCGCGGTGATGTACGCCGGGCGCATCATGGAGGAAGGCCCGTCGCAGCAGGTGTTCCGGGAGCCTGCGCACCCGTACACGCGGGAGCTGATGCGCTCCACCATCTCGCTCAGCACGACCGAGCTGCACAGCATCCCGGGCTCGCCGCCGGACCTCTCCGAGCCCATCCCCGGGTGCCCGTTCGCCGCGCGCTGTCCCGACGCCATGCGGGCCTGCCCCGTCCGCAACCCCGGCGAGGTGCGCACCGCCGGCGGCCAGCGCGTGAGCTGCTGGTTGCACCGCCTGCACGACCTCAGCGGCGCCGAGCGCGAGCCGCTGCCCCGACAGGAGCTGGCCGTTGCCGACGAAGCTTGA
- a CDS encoding amino acid transporter has translation MSTSLQPRFRTWLLQGLNDRATQHAGPHRVEPEEQHQHAWWKVMCLTGVDYFSTLGYQPGIAALAAGAVAPLATLVLVALTLLGALPVYRRVAKESPRGEGSIAMLEHTLPWWAGKLFVLVLLGFAATDFLITMTLSAADAAAHAVENPYAPHWLHGQQLVLTLVLLGLLAAVFLRGFAEAIGIAVVLVTLYLALNAVVVGVGVVDVLRHPHVISDWHRLLFTEHPDWLAVIGTSLLVFPKLALGLSGFETGVAVMPQITGDPSDTPGNPAGRIRGAHRLLMTSALVMSVYLVLSSFVTTLLIPQKAFEKGGPANGRALAYFAHEHLGSAFGTVYDLSTIAILWFAGASAMAGLLNLVPRYLPRYGMAPRWAKAIRPLVLVFSAIAFFVTWVFDASVDAQGGAYATGVLVLITSASVAVTISARAAGQHTLLLAFGAVATVFAYTTATNVVERPDGVRIGGLFILAILLVSFASRVSRAFELRGTTVNFDARARAFVAETAKCGTLRVVANEPDARDAKEYRQKAAEARQVNDLPGWAPLLFLEVTVDDSSDFEADLDVRGEERFGYRILTVTSSVVPNTVAELLLEMRDQSGLVPHVYFSWNEGSPLVGLLRFLFIGEGEVAPVTREVLRRAEPDVSRRPLVHVG, from the coding sequence GTGAGCACGTCTCTCCAGCCGCGGTTCCGCACCTGGCTGCTCCAGGGGCTCAACGACCGCGCGACCCAGCACGCGGGCCCGCACCGCGTGGAGCCCGAGGAGCAGCACCAGCACGCCTGGTGGAAGGTCATGTGCCTCACGGGCGTCGACTACTTCTCGACGCTCGGCTACCAGCCCGGCATCGCCGCGCTCGCCGCCGGCGCGGTCGCGCCGCTGGCGACCCTCGTCCTCGTCGCCCTGACGCTGCTGGGCGCGCTGCCGGTCTACCGCCGGGTCGCGAAGGAGAGCCCGCGCGGCGAGGGCTCGATCGCGATGCTCGAGCACACCCTGCCCTGGTGGGCCGGGAAGCTGTTCGTGCTGGTGCTGCTGGGCTTCGCGGCCACCGACTTCCTCATCACCATGACGCTGTCCGCGGCCGACGCCGCCGCGCACGCGGTCGAGAACCCGTACGCGCCGCACTGGCTCCACGGCCAGCAGCTGGTCCTCACCCTGGTGCTGCTCGGCCTGCTCGCGGCGGTGTTCCTGCGCGGCTTCGCCGAGGCGATCGGCATCGCCGTCGTCCTCGTCACCCTCTACCTCGCGCTCAACGCCGTCGTGGTGGGCGTGGGCGTCGTCGACGTCCTGCGCCACCCGCACGTCATCTCGGACTGGCACCGGCTCCTCTTCACGGAGCACCCGGACTGGCTCGCGGTCATCGGCACCTCGCTGCTGGTCTTCCCGAAGCTCGCCCTCGGCCTGTCGGGCTTCGAGACCGGCGTCGCGGTGATGCCGCAGATCACGGGCGACCCCAGCGACACCCCCGGCAACCCCGCGGGCCGCATCCGGGGCGCCCACCGCCTGCTCATGACGTCGGCGCTGGTGATGAGCGTCTACCTCGTGCTCTCGAGCTTCGTCACGACGCTGCTCATCCCGCAGAAGGCGTTCGAGAAGGGCGGGCCGGCCAACGGCCGCGCCCTCGCGTACTTCGCCCACGAGCACCTGGGCTCGGCGTTCGGCACGGTCTACGACCTCAGCACGATCGCCATCCTGTGGTTCGCCGGCGCCTCGGCGATGGCCGGGCTGCTCAACCTCGTGCCGCGCTACCTCCCGCGCTACGGCATGGCGCCGCGCTGGGCCAAGGCGATCCGCCCGCTCGTGCTCGTCTTCAGTGCCATCGCCTTCTTCGTGACCTGGGTCTTCGACGCGAGCGTCGACGCGCAGGGCGGGGCGTACGCGACCGGCGTGCTCGTCCTCATCACCTCCGCCTCGGTGGCGGTGACGATCAGCGCTCGCGCCGCTGGGCAGCACACGCTGCTGCTCGCGTTCGGGGCGGTGGCGACGGTCTTCGCCTACACGACGGCGACGAACGTCGTGGAGCGCCCGGACGGCGTGCGCATCGGCGGGCTGTTCATCCTCGCCATCCTGCTGGTCTCCTTCGCCTCCCGGGTCTCGCGGGCCTTCGAGCTGCGGGGCACGACGGTCAACTTCGACGCGCGCGCCCGCGCCTTCGTCGCGGAGACGGCCAAGTGCGGGACGCTGCGCGTCGTCGCCAACGAGCCGGACGCCCGCGACGCGAAGGAGTACCGGCAGAAGGCCGCGGAGGCGCGGCAGGTGAACGACCTCCCGGGCTGGGCGCCGCTGCTGTTCCTCGAGGTGACCGTCGACGACTCCTCCGACTTCGAGGCCGACCTCGACGTCCGGGGCGAGGAGCGCTTCGGCTACCGCATCCTCACCGTCACCAGCTCGGTGGTGCCCAACACCGTGGCCGAGCTGCTGCTGGAGATGCGCGACCAGAGCGGGCTGGTCCCGCACGTCTACTTCTCGTGGAACGAGGGCTCGCCCCTCGTCGGGCTGCTGCGCTTCCTCTTCATCGGGGAGGGCGAGGTGGCGCCGGTGACCCGCGAGGTCCTGCGGCGCGCCGAGCCGGACGTCTCCCGGCGCCCGCTGGTGCACGTCGGCTGA